From a single Vanessa atalanta chromosome 26, ilVanAtal1.2, whole genome shotgun sequence genomic region:
- the LOC125073926 gene encoding uncharacterized protein LOC125073926: MSQYPLNELKRRLQDDSTSLPKRLKLAKNVVQSYHLPTAPKERVVSEWLDELVQANKLASKELRDILGWLNNVDDLTAELKLKLIKIISQYLHSNPLQNEDVSYIITFLENDKILPQLKLQIDDYLFITTTLLQNLNGETDEQDIQKIFNNIIKYYKDSKKKLEFIVKLLHGENLETIFNFLDTKSHDPVINMCKVILFPESKKQFFLSFLLNLIRKDNIDELIAERGDNIQSVIKIMSAFFTFPKDRTEKNSKFLSDFINMFVTCYGNESQIIFAFYIMVVSSLNMPQNYLSPAMVMPPIIFEDNSEKIKRNLFLNMLQVIHSSEVDISVRLTDTLGDKVSKVEIKKTFISFLQIVMMGQLKLEGKLDKTTLQIIKIALKLDPSLIEQKIDKILPHIMTAKKNNPDIIESYTQTMNCLLETLFKLSRGMDFLNQIIPHLKINLEASNVEQFELKQKLQEALNNGEDNSNKIMGKIITGDDMFPQECVDVYGKLTSELMFRQNRELLISLQKDFEENCLMMLEEGFVSPSIITLAEMISAILSSFLRYNKMADHTVPLHIADDFWMAFQTFEEQCLNKFGECILKLNYNSTLVVTFLNLCLSVCHLKLLNIKYSNTKLNIEGNDLLPFISKNEWIVFTSKLQDDTEKLLWSQLLLTKSMAVELLSHTTDENTSDIKTNLIKQIPNHPEILSNSYITKNIFTNLDKNQLKQASKTLIKLYQNDPHTEIFKNEVISMNKDLLQHLVLKVTKNITECIENMNTLSKALNKSSFEITSFLNDNDSKMFFNPQVINQDDVTISLDILKHLQIYYLEENYQLTAIFVLLILKNCCQNKKIKKSIDYILQSIYELSPKYPDIFKIFPVDFIFDFKDAKILELLKLKIKTSNDMLIIKCVLESAVKKVKTDSEIVVNIVEILLKNLKKNKANVDYFGDNVFQISCLILPLIAKEKKAITTSAFRSILANLQEKLNKSMLESFKNIDFNKSNIDESGNTDVEENTIAILNAMGAYSLTLLKCCETTNAEELKNLNCLWSGLTFFVKNAIKAIASPTSKYQQVDSSIQLLNVTLRYIKKLEAHEIFQKKDELFLQTWNSIKARLLLIYDQNNKTNNNCLEEMSVTLKFIAELSSVECFSSHFVGDLSNLTLLKKPSIILKNTDITNSQLTARKVSKYLWINCLKANIIGPKCIAVTKLIFRATKNIRFWIQQNYDLIQNVTQQNGVSQNGDDDINEEITNISNVVKIEDCICELLKNDLDILSEVILAAKKITLDFKFLDAIFELQHLFHYILGRKTIDTMCEVSWQGFNILFEGCVAILNYLLLSREELLEDRWPCYMQSYKALVLCLCERATKEDLTDKSVEHKLAEMAHSIEKLTQSICKRKTHVSRISAYAVADICTWLESSPPPKMVRQHLENSIALLIQVSDSTYAMAFLRRALAGSVGQMTLTNMYTMYKRYHKYVGNA, encoded by the exons ATGTCGCAGTATCCTTTAAATG AATTAAAACGTCGCCTCCAAGACGACAGTACCTCACTACCTAAACGCCTCAAATTAGCTAAAAATGTGGTTCAATCCTATCACTTACCAACGGCACCCAAGGAACGTGTTGTATCTGAATGGCTAGACGAACTGGTTCAAGCTAACAAACTAGCAAGTAAAGAACTGCGTGATATACTAGGATGGTTGAACAATGTTGATGACTTGACTGctgaattaaaactaaaactaatcAAG ATTATTTCACAGTATCTCCATAGCAATCCTTTGCAAAATGAGGATGTATCgtacattataacatttttagaaaatgataaaatattacctcAACTGAAATTACAAATAGATGACTATTTGTTTATAACAACAACATTACTTCAAAACTTAAACGGTGAAACTGATGAGCAGGATATtcagaaaatattcaataatatcatcaaatattataaggaTTCAAAGAAGAAATTGGAATTTATAGTTAAACTCTTGCATGGAGAAAATTTGGAAACAATATTCAACTTTCTCGATACAAAAAGTCATGATCCAGTGATAAATATGTGCAAGGTCATCCTCTTTCCTGAAAGCAAAAAGCAATTCTTTTTAAGTTTTCTCTTGAATTTAATACGGAAAGATAATATTGACGAGCTTATTGCTGAAAGGGGAGATAACATACAATCAGTTATAAAGATTATGAGTGCATTCTTTACATTCCCCAAAGACAGAACAGAGAAGAATAGTAAATTCTTATCTGATTTTATTAACATGTTTGTCACATGCTACGGTAATGAGAGCCAAATTATCTTTGCATTCTATATAATGGTAGTTAGTTCATTGAACATGCCCCAAAATTATCTAAGCCCAGCCATGGTAATGCCACCGATAATATTCGAAGATAACTCTGAAAAGATCAAgcgtaacttatttttaaacatgcTTCAAGTAATACACAGTAGTGAGGTTGATATAAGTGTACGACTTACTGATACATTAGGAGATAAAGTCTCGAAAGTGGAAATTAAAAAGACTTTTATATCTTTCTTGCAAATTGTTATGATGGGACAGTTAAAGTTAGAAGGGAAGCTCGACAAAACAACtctacagataataaaaattgccTTAAAGCTAGACCCTAGTTTGATTGAACagaaaattgacaaaatattacCACATATCATGACAGCGAAAAAAAATAACCCAGATATAATTGAATCATATACACAAACAATGAATTGCTTACTAGAAACATTATTCAAACTCAGCAGAGGTATGGATTTTCTGAACCAAATAATAccacatttgaaaataaacttaGAAGCATCGAATGTGGAACAATTTGAGCTGAAACAAAAATTACAGGAGGCTTTAAATAACGGTGAggataattcaaataaaatcatgGGAAAAATTATAACAGGAGATGACATGTTTCCGCAAGAGTGTGTCGATGTGTACGGTAAATTAACTTCAGAATTGATGTTCAGACAGAACAGAGAACTTTTAATATCTCTCCAGAAAGATTTCGAAGAAAACTGCCTTATGATGCTTGAAGAAGGATTTGTCA gtcCATCAATTATAACACTTGCAGAAATGATATCAGCCATTTTATCCAGTTTCTTGCGTTACAACAAAATGGCCGATCACACAGTACCACTTCATATAGCTGATGATTTCTGGATGGCTTTTCAGACTTTTGAAGAACAGTGTCTGAACAAATTTGGAGAATGTATCTTAAAATTGAACTAT aaTTCAACTTTAGTAGTTACATTCCTGAATCTATGTTTGAGTGtttgtcatttaaaattactaaatataaagtatagcAACACTAAACTAAACATTGAAGGAAATGACTTATTGCCATTTATTTCTAAGAACGAATGGATCGTCTTCACCTCAAAGTTACAAGACGATACTGAAAAGCTACTTTGG AGTCAACTTCTCTTGACAAAATCCATGGCAGTTGAACTTTTATCACATACCACCGACGAAAacacatcagatattaaaacaaacttaatcAAACAAATACCAAATCATCcagaaatattatcaaatagttatattacaaaaaacatttttacaaatctTGACAAGAATCAATTGAAACAAGCATCTAAAACACTTATTAAATTGTACCAAAATGATCCCCatacagaaatatttaaaaatgaagtcaTAAGTATGAATAAAGACTTATTACAACATCTCGTTCTGaaagtaactaaaaatattactgaatGTATAGAAAATATGAATACTTTATCTAAAGCTTTGAACAAATCTAGTTTTGAAATAACATCATTCCTTAATGATAATGACTCTAAAATGTTTTTCAACCCGCAAGTAATAAATCAAGATGACGTAACAATTTCTCTggacattttaaaacatttacagaTATATTATCTGGAAGAGAACTATCAATTGACTGCAATTTTTGttctattgattttaaaaaattgctgccaaaataaaaaaattaaaaagagcaTAGATTATATATTGCAGAGTATTTATGAATTGAGTCCGAAATACCctgatatctttaaaatattccctgtagattttatatttgactttaaagatgctaaaatattagaattattgaaattaaaaatcaaaacttcGAATGATATGCTTATCATAAAATGTGTTTTGGAATCAGCTGTGAAGAAAGTCAAAACTGACTCAGAAATAGTCGTGAATATTGTGGAAATACTTTTGAAGAATCTTAAAAAGAATAAAGCGAATGTAGATTATTTCGGTGataatgtttttcaaataagttgTCTTATATTACCGTTGATTGCTAAGGAAAAGAAAGCCATAACGACCAGTGCTTTTAGATCTATTTTAGCAAATCTACAAGAAAAATTGAATAAGAGTATGTTGGAATCgttcaaaaatattgatttcaacAAAAGTAATATAGATGAATCTGGCAACACTGATGTTGAAGAGAATACAATAGCAATACTTAACGCGATGGGTGCTTATTCTTTAACCTTGCTGAAGTGTTGCGAAACAACAAATGcggaagaattaaaaaatttaaattgtctctGGTCTGGACTAACATTTTTCGTTAAAAACGCC ATCAAAGCCATTGCGAGTCCAACGTCAAAGTACCAACAAGTAGACTCATCAATACAGCTTTTGAACGTGACATTgcgatacataaaaaaacttgaagcacatgaaatattccaaaaaaaagaCGAACTATTCCTTCAGACATGGAACAGTATAAAAGCaagattattattgatatacgatcaaaataataaaaccaataacaaTTGTTTAGAAGAAATGTCGGTTACATTGAAATTTATAGCTGAATTGTCCTCGGTTGAATGTTTCAGTAGTCATTTTGTTGGGGACTTATCGAATTTGACGTTACTAAAG AAACCATCAATAATACTTAAGAATACAGACATAACAAACTCTCAACTAACAGCCAGaaaagtttcaaaatatttatggataaattgtttaaaagctAATATTATTGGACCAAAATGCATTGccgtaacaaaattaatattccgGGCAACGAAGAACATAAGATTTTGGATACAACAAAATTACGATTTAATACAGAATGTTACACAACAAAATGGCGTCTCACAAAATGGCGACGATGATATCAATGAGGAGATTACTAATATATCCAATGTGGTTAAAATTGAAGATTGTATTTGTGAATTATTGAAGAATGATTTGGATATTCTGTCTGAAGTTATTTTGGCGGCTAAaaag ataACCCTGGACTTTAAATTCCTCGATGCGATTTTTGAACTTCAACATTTGTTCCATTACATTTTGGGACGTAAAACAATAGACACAATGTGTGAAGTCAGTTGGCAAGGTTTCAATATATTGTTTGAAGGTTGTGTTGCcatattgaattatttgttgCTGTCTAGGGAAGAACTTCTGGAAGATAG ATGGCCCTGTTACATGCAGAGTTACAAAGCGTTAGTGCTGTGTTTATGTGAGCGAGCTACAAAGGAAGATCTCACTGATAAATCTGTTGAACATAAATTAGCTGAAATGGCGCATTCTATTGAAAA ATTAACCCAATCAATATGCAAACGCAAGACACACGTCTCTCGCATATCCGCATATGCTGTGGCCGATATATGCACGTGGCTCGAGAGCAGTCCCCCACCGAAGATGGTCAGACAACATCTAGAAAATTCGATAGCACTGTTAATTCAAGTTTCTGATTCGACATACGCGATGGCCTTCTTGAGAAGAGCTTTAGCTGGTTCCGTGGGACAGATGACATTGACTAATATGTACACCATGTATAAGAGGTATCATAAATATGTTGGCAatgcttga